AATGGATGAGGTATTCAAACACTTCCAAGGCTTTTCTGAAACATCTAATATGGTTAGTTTCCATCCTTGTTTTAATGGATGAGGTATTCAAACAATCCAATATACGACCTTGGAAAAATTGAATTGCCTCGTTTCCATCCTTGTTTTAATGGATGAGGTATTCAAACACTAACTTCTTCCCAACTTCATTTCCGTTCTTGTCAAGTTTCCATCCTTGTTTTAATGGATGAGGTATTCAAACATTACATTCATAGGTCAAACATGGTTGAGTATCTTGGTTTCCATCCTTGTTTTAATGGATGAGGTATTCAAACTTATAGAGCGAAGACGGGGCGGGATGGGAGGGAGAGTTTCCATCCTTGTTTTAATGGATGAGGTATTCAAACAGAGGCATGGCATTGCCAGACGAATTAATGCAATATAGTTTCCATCCTTGTTTTAATGGATGAGGTATTCAAACAGGGAATGGGGGTTAAAGAAAATTATTGAATTAATGTTTCCATCCTTGTTTTAATGGATGAGATATTCAAACATATATCGCTGTGTGGTATTCTTATGTATGCGTTCGTTCCGTGTTTCCATCCTTGTTTTAATGGATGAGATATTCAAACATATATCGCTGTGTGGTATTCTTATGTATGCGTTCGTTCCGTGTTTCCATCCTTGTTTTAATGGATGAGATATTCAAACATACTATCCACCTATTCGTTTTTTCATATGAAATTTGTTTCCATCCTTGTTTTAATGGATGAGATATTCAAACTAGCCACCAACTTCCAAGTAAAGTGGAGCAAAAAAGTTTCCATCCTTGTTTTAATGGATGAGGTATTCAAACCCTATAACTTCATCCTTATTTTATACCCAAACTCCTATATAAATTTTTCTTTTTCAACATGATTTTTCTTACTGCATGATTATTAAAACCTTTATAATCTTAAAAACCCTAACGGGTTTTTAATCCCTCCTCGCTTCGCTCGGAGGAAGTAAGAAAGATTGTGCAAATTATTTATAAATCCAATGCACAACAACTCCAATAAATCTCAATAATTAGCGGAGATATTATACAATCCAAAACCAATCCAAACTTAAAACTACAAAAATAAAAACAAATAACTAAAATCTCCCAAAAATCTCAATTTTAATTTGAAAAAATTAGTAATACTTTTTCCCAATTTTCTAGTACCAAAATTCAACAACCCCTTTATAAAAGCAAGAAAAGTTAATTAGGTATTTTAATATCGGATATTAAATTCCCTAAGAGGCACTGCCGAGCGAAGCGAGGCAGTGCATCCGATTTGGATGAAACCTTTTTTAAAGGTTTCAGGTCAGTGCATCCCTTTTGATGAAACTTTTTTTAAAAGTTTCGATGAAACCTTTTTTAAAGGTTTCTTTTAGAGGTTTCATTGGGAATTATGGTTAATAATATGTAGAATTATACAGTTAATTGCTTTTATTCAATTTCTCCAATTTTCATTGGTTTTTCTGGAATTAATCCATAAGGTCTATACATTACAAACAATATCAACAACAACCCTATCAATATCATCCTCAAATTTGCCGGTTCTATTGGTAAGTCATAATTTCCTAAGATTTGAGTTCCTCTCTCAATCAAATCCACAATCAATACACCAACCAAAACCCCGTAATTGTTCGCCTTTCCCCCTATAATGACCATCATCCAAATCAAGAATGTTATTATTGGCATGAACATATCTGGACTTATGTAGCCGAGATAGTGGGCATATAATCCCCCGGCAATCCCTGCAAGTGCTGAACCAACACCAAGAGTTTTTGCTTTGATTAAGAAGGTATCTTTTCCTAATGCTTTAGTGGCAATTTCATCTTCCCTAACTGCCTTCATAAGCCTTCCAAATGGAGAATTAACGAGTTTTTCTGAAAATATAAACACTCCTATAAATGCAATTAATACGATAATAAGCATTG
The sequence above is a segment of the Methanotorris igneus Kol 5 genome. Coding sequences within it:
- a CDS encoding branched-chain amino acid ABC transporter permease; this translates as MDITNYILDFIVHAGIFAILAVSLNLEFGYTGLSNFGKVAFFAIGAYTAALSNPFLPFPLNIILGVIIAGIAGFLISIPSLKLRDDYLAIVTIAFGEILRLIFNNEKWTGGASGWTNIQYFDLKTMLIIVLIAFIGVFIFSEKLVNSPFGRLMKAVREDEIATKALGKDTFLIKAKTLGVGSALAGIAGGLYAHYLGYISPDMFMPIITFLIWMMVIIGGKANNYGVLVGVLIVDLIERGTQILGNYDLPIEPANLRMILIGLLLILFVMYRPYGLIPEKPMKIGEIE